CTGATATCTGAGTCAGATTTTCTTTGAACGCTTGTCTCTCCTGCTCAATTCCAAATTTGGTATTCAACTGGACCTGAACGTTTTTAAAAGTTTCAAACTGCGATGCAAATTCGGCATCCTGAGACAATTGTTTCTCAAAATCGGTTTTTGCATCAGCGTTTAATTCGTCCTGAAGATATTGATCAAATAGTATATAGCGTTCTTCATTCATGACTAATTGTTTTTTAAAGAGTTAAAGTTTTTTGCTTCCTGAATCCATTGTGTTAACTGTCCCACACATAACGATTTTTTCTTGCGGACATAGCCGTACGTTACGTTTAGTTTTTCGGCGACTTCTTCCATCGATTTAATTTCAAAACTCAGCTTTAATAATTCTTTGCATTTGTCTCCCAGTTTTTGGAACATGGTGTCAAAAAGCTGTTGTTTTTCGTCAAATTCTTCGGTTTGTCCAATCAGTTCATGTGCAGATTCATTAATAGATAAAACGTCTTCGAGAATTGTTACCTCTTTATTAGAAGTCTTTTTGAGCTCGTTCAGCCATTTTCTTTTACACAGTAAAAAAAAGTAAGCATCGAACGGACAGGTTAATCGCAGCGATCCTGCTTTGGCCTGATTAAAAAGTAAAATCAAAACTTCCTGAACCACATCCTTTGCCTGATCTCTTCCGCCGGAATTGTTCATGACGAAGGTGACCACTTTGGGAACAAACTTTTTGTAGATAGACTTTATAATGGCCGAGTCATTTGCAGCAAGTCCCTCAATATATTTTTGATCAGGATGTGTTTTCGTTTTATTCATAAAAAAACTTTTAATCAGATAAAGTTAAAAAAAGAATCTCAAATAATTTTCATAATAAAGGGTAACAATTGATGATGCAAACGGATATAAGGAAACAAAAATCTTTTAAAACAGTTAAAATTAAGAGAAATGGAAACCTATCAGTTTACAGATGAAAAAGCCCTGACCCAATTCTATGAAATGATTTCGGCCAAAAAACGAAATGGTTTTGTGGTTGTAGAACATAATGAAAAACTACCGTATGTGGTTTTGTCAAGAGAGAAAAAAATCATCAAGCATACTTTTCATTTGTTTCTTACCTGCATCACTTTGGGTCTCTGGTCTATTGTATGGATCTATTTGATTGTTACGTTTTCGCAGAAGAAAAGCATTCTTGTAGCTGTTGACGAAGACGGAAATCTGTTTGAAGACAAATGTCTTTCGGTATAAATAAAAATTTTTCAAAAAGAGGGGTAACACTTTTCAAGCCCAGAACATCTATCCATATAATAATCATTAAAAACCAGAAATTATGAATACAAATTTTAAAACAATCGGACTTTTATTCCTTCTTCTAATCTCTTTTGTAAACTGTGATAACAGCGATGGAGATGATATTAAACTTTCGCCTCCAACGGCAGCGGCTTTTAAAAGCATCAGCGAAAAGGGGTTAAAAAGAAATACTCAAAACTTTACTATGACTGCCGGAGATGGTGTGGTAACACTGACTTCTGCCAAAGGGGTAAAATTATACATTAACGGGGACTGTTTAACCAAAAACGGAAATCCGGTAACAGGAGAAGTAAATATTGAATATATCGAACTTTTTGATAAAGGAAATATGCTGGTAACCAACAAACCAACAATGGGAATCATGCCTGACGGAAAGAAAAATCTATTGATTTCGGGGGGAGAATTCTTCATCAAGGCAACTCAGGGAGGAGTCGAATTACAAACTTCATGCAATATGAACATGATTGTTCCAACTGCACTGACAAATGGGTTTGATAACTTAATGACTTTATGGACTGGAGTTATTGATGAAGAGGGTGAACTGGCCTGGAAAGATGCCAGAGGTGCCGACGGAAAAGGCGGTGTACAAGGAGAGGGCAACAATTATTATGTAACTTTTGGAAACTTCGGCTGGACAAATGTAGATCGTTTTTACAGCGATCCAAGACCAAAAACAACCATTTTAGTTGATGTTCCTGAAGGTTATAATAATACAAACAGCGCCGTTTATCTTTCGTATGACGGAGAAGGCACCAATGCGCTTGCAAAACTGGATACGTATACTGCTGCAGGATTGTTCAGCGAACATTACGGACAAATTCCGATTGGCCTTGCGTGTCACATTATTTTCGCTACCGAGGATAACGGAAACTGGCGATATGCCATAAAAGGAGTAACCACAACTGCAGATGCCGTTTATACTTTTACATTTGCCGAAACAACAGTAGGAACCGAAGCGCAATTGGTAGCAGCAATCAATGCTATTCAGTAACTTACGAATGCTTTTTTAAGAAAAAGTGGTGATTTGCTCATCACTTTTTTTTACATTTAAACCTGTTTTAAAATTAATTCTGATGATTTTAAGGCTAAAAACTGTCTCGTTATGAAACCACAACTGTCTATTTTTCTGATGCTGTTTTCGATTCTTTTAACAGGTCAAACCAAAGTAAAAGACACCATAACCCGAAGAGCCGTTATTGGTTTTATCCAAAACGGAAATGCTGTATCCTATAAACCCGAAACACCGCCTTTGATCCCGATAGCGGGTGCACCAAAACCAAGTTATTCCTATTTGTGGGAACTGGGCGACGGGCATTACAGCAAAGAACCTGAACCGAAACATGTTTATAAAAAGAAAGGTACTTATACAACGAGACTGGCTGTAACAAACAATTACGACAACGGAAAACCTCCGGCAACACGCCCAAAAAAAGTGGTGGTGAACGATATAACAGACAATAATTATAAAGATATCGCTTCTATTGCAGATCACAATGGGTTTGCGATTATTAAAAACTGCGATCCTATTCCGGAGCAGGAAATGGTAGTCGTAGTGAGTTATCAAAATCTGGAGAATTATGTTTCGAGCGGCAAATTGTATCTTTTTTACAATGAAAAACAATTCAGGCACAACAACTTCGAATTAAGTGATTTCAGGACCTATGCAGGCGAACGCGAAGTAAAAGAAAATCTTGTGGCTTCTGTAAATGATCTTGACGATTCGGATAATTTTACGGCTTCCGCCGAAGGGAATTTCAAACCTAAAAAATACCGAAACACAACAACCGAAGAAGATCTTGACGCCTCGCTTTTAGATGCCGGTAAAACCTATCATAATGTATCGGTTTTAGAATTTGATGATGCTGATCCCGGAGAAACACGGAATGTTTTTTATACTTTTAAAACTACGCCCGAAATGATTAAGGATACCAGTGCAACAGTTACAATGCGCGGTATTTTTGTTCCGAACCGAAGTTATAAAAACCATAAGATTAAAAACCTTGAAATGGAAATTGTAACGTCTCATGATCCTAACAAAATGGGGTCTAACGGAAGGTTTATGAATTATAGACTAGTGCGTTTTAAGAGGGTAAATTTTAAAACCCGTTTCCAAAATAATGGCGAAGGTCCGGCGCGAAAAATTCGTTTAGAGACTGATATTCCGGATATGTTCGACAAAAAAACTTTCCAGATTGAAAGCATGTATCCTGAATGTCCTATCTGCCCGAAAGGCGAAGAACCAACCGTAAGCTGCCTCGATACCATTATCAAACAAAAGCAGATCATTTTTACTTTTAAAAATATTTATCTGCCGGGAACGGAGCAGAAAAATGTGAAGGAAAAAGACAGCACGAAAGGATTTGTAAAAT
This portion of the Flavobacterium gelatinilyticum genome encodes:
- a CDS encoding RNA polymerase sigma factor, with translation MNKTKTHPDQKYIEGLAANDSAIIKSIYKKFVPKVVTFVMNNSGGRDQAKDVVQEVLILLFNQAKAGSLRLTCPFDAYFFLLCKRKWLNELKKTSNKEVTILEDVLSINESAHELIGQTEEFDEKQQLFDTMFQKLGDKCKELLKLSFEIKSMEEVAEKLNVTYGYVRKKKSLCVGQLTQWIQEAKNFNSLKNN
- a CDS encoding PKD domain-containing protein; this encodes MKPQLSIFLMLFSILLTGQTKVKDTITRRAVIGFIQNGNAVSYKPETPPLIPIAGAPKPSYSYLWELGDGHYSKEPEPKHVYKKKGTYTTRLAVTNNYDNGKPPATRPKKVVVNDITDNNYKDIASIADHNGFAIIKNCDPIPEQEMVVVVSYQNLENYVSSGKLYLFYNEKQFRHNNFELSDFRTYAGEREVKENLVASVNDLDDSDNFTASAEGNFKPKKYRNTTTEEDLDASLLDAGKTYHNVSVLEFDDADPGETRNVFYTFKTTPEMIKDTSATVTMRGIFVPNRSYKNHKIKNLEMEIVTSHDPNKMGSNGRFMNYRLVRFKRVNFKTRFQNNGEGPARKIRLETDIPDMFDKKTFQIESMYPECPICPKGEEPTVSCLDTIIKQKQIIFTFKNIYLPGTEQKNVKEKDSTKGFVKYSMKFGEDFHKVKTKSRTSIIFDKNEPIITNYATTRFLPGISIGVKAGYNFYSDLDKSTSYFVGATISPFKSYRFYWQVEWVNALNQYNSAANVTEQFNTNANGTRQFQRITTTTENKNINWEVPILIRYNLNNYIGIGAGIQANVNVSSEQNQNIQTDTYEGDKENFLISSVTSSSSVKNTFTDIKTGLLFDLTAGFARIGPSLGARYVINFEQNFNYFQIYGIWKF